A genome region from Lactobacillus sp. ESL0791 includes the following:
- the kduD gene encoding 2-dehydro-3-deoxy-D-gluconate 5-dehydrogenase KduD, which produces MAQSKEEIKRNEQALDKFKMNLFDLTGKVAIITGGNTGLGQGYAVALAEAGADIFIPTFGTLEWDNTRSMIEKRGRKVEFMDVDLTKPGIPQKIVEKAIDIFGHIDILINNAGMIKRNPILESKDEDWQKVIDINLNAVYYMSMAVAKVMAKQKSGKIINIGSMLSFQGGKNIPSYTASKHGVAGLTKALASGLGKYNIQVNAIAPGYIKTANTAPIRADKARNQEILDRIPAEHWAEPSELMGVAVFLACAASNYVNGIILPVDGGYLTR; this is translated from the coding sequence ATGGCACAATCTAAAGAAGAAATTAAAAGAAATGAACAAGCATTGGATAAGTTTAAGATGAATTTATTCGACTTAACAGGTAAGGTAGCAATTATTACGGGGGGGAATACTGGCTTAGGGCAAGGCTATGCAGTTGCCTTGGCAGAAGCTGGTGCTGACATCTTTATTCCAACTTTTGGCACATTAGAATGGGATAATACACGTTCAATGATTGAAAAGCGTGGTCGTAAAGTTGAGTTTATGGATGTTGACTTAACTAAGCCGGGTATTCCGCAAAAAATTGTTGAAAAAGCAATTGACATTTTTGGTCATATTGATATTTTGATTAATAATGCTGGTATGATTAAAAGGAATCCAATTCTTGAATCAAAAGATGAAGATTGGCAAAAAGTTATTGATATTAACTTGAATGCTGTTTATTACATGTCAATGGCTGTCGCTAAAGTAATGGCTAAACAAAAATCAGGTAAGATTATCAATATTGGTTCAATGCTGTCTTTCCAAGGTGGTAAGAATATTCCATCTTACACTGCTTCTAAACATGGTGTTGCTGGTTTAACTAAGGCACTTGCAAGTGGCTTGGGTAAATATAATATTCAAGTTAATGCAATCGCACCTGGCTATATTAAAACTGCGAACACTGCTCCGATTCGTGCTGATAAAGCCCGTAATCAGGAAATTTTGGATAGAATTCCTGCAGAGCACTGGGCAGAGCCATCTGAATTAATGGGCGTTGCAGTGTTTCTTGCATGTGCAGCTTCTAATTATGTTAATGGTATTATTTTGCCGGTTGATGGTGGTTACTTAACTAGATAA
- a CDS encoding MetQ/NlpA family ABC transporter substrate-binding protein, translated as MMSKKTRNIIIGVIAAVVLVIAGWFSFGPAGSPASKPHHDRVVTIGVVGDSKPEHVIWQHIAQTAKKKYGIIIKTKAFTDYNQPNKALKNGEIDLNAIQTTTFMHTWSKENHANIVSIGKTYIAPIRLYSNKYHKISQLPQGATIAIPNDAATESRALYVLKNAGLIDLTKDKKLKTIADITKNPHNLKIKEVSDEQCARVINSVDAVIVNNDFAVPAGLGKKQTIFIEPINKDSAGAFNNICANKKDAKDPDYLNVVKAYQTEETKKLYRKYYSDMQKAVWDITLK; from the coding sequence ATTATGAGCAAAAAGACGAGAAATATTATCATTGGCGTAATTGCCGCAGTTGTCCTAGTAATTGCTGGCTGGTTCAGTTTCGGCCCGGCGGGCAGCCCGGCAAGCAAGCCGCATCACGATCGTGTCGTAACCATCGGCGTTGTCGGCGACAGCAAGCCCGAACATGTTATCTGGCAGCATATTGCCCAAACCGCCAAGAAAAAATACGGCATCATTATCAAGACTAAAGCCTTTACCGACTATAATCAGCCCAATAAGGCACTGAAAAATGGTGAAATTGATCTGAACGCCATTCAGACCACAACCTTCATGCACACTTGGAGCAAAGAAAATCACGCTAACATTGTTTCCATTGGAAAAACCTACATCGCACCAATCCGGCTGTACTCAAATAAGTACCATAAAATAAGCCAGCTGCCCCAAGGCGCGACAATTGCCATTCCTAATGATGCCGCAACCGAATCACGTGCTCTGTATGTTTTAAAGAATGCCGGTTTAATTGATCTGACTAAGGATAAAAAACTAAAAACAATTGCTGACATCACCAAAAATCCGCATAATTTAAAAATCAAGGAAGTCAGCGACGAGCAATGTGCTCGTGTAATCAATTCAGTTGATGCTGTGATCGTCAACAATGATTTTGCCGTTCCTGCCGGTCTCGGCAAAAAGCAAACAATTTTCATTGAGCCAATCAACAAGGATTCTGCTGGTGCATTTAATAACATCTGCGCTAACAAAAAAGATGCCAAAGATCCTGATTACCTGAACGTTGTTAAAGCTTACCAAACCGAAGAAACTAAGAAGCTCTATCGCAAATATTACAGCGACATGCAAAAAGCCGTTTGGGACATTACGTTAAAATAA
- a CDS encoding ABC transporter ATP-binding protein, with protein MALKYAKFSDLVLYFLFSVLKALQLVFLALVTQKLMNWITKPTESLIKIVVIAVLGMVFFYGCSLAYERYYSMIVRDVNLKFKKYSSEYLIYNAHPEVALDTSFFTNDLKQVELNKVESELEIILCVIQFIAALVTALVSSIPLTLIFLVASFGPGLVQKLLGPTIERESQTWEAENSAYTEVTKETENIANSARIYNRESSVWHRFMNKAAGMETSLWQLNLIKGCTNETVEIIAYTCITLVPTAIGVYLVSIKNITLGTLVMISQLSNNFVNPLISVFYYLNNIKLAKPMWDKLVKIISKLKVHANMGANKLTFTDLSVENATVVFNKSMIFNNVSFTVTAGEKVLLMAPSGWGKTTLLNTLMGINQINKGSYQINGKNMAGNWQQAHNYFSYIQQDPVILNDTIKYNVTLGVSICDDQLNQIAKLSGLSHLIHEKGWNYLVKTKGSNLSGGQKQRIEIARALLANRPIILADEATSSLDAKLSKQIHNTLLHDNPGTVIEVAHHITADEQKMFDKIIEL; from the coding sequence ATGGCTTTGAAATATGCAAAATTTAGCGATCTAGTTTTATATTTTTTGTTTTCGGTACTAAAGGCTTTACAACTAGTTTTTTTGGCTTTAGTAACCCAAAAATTAATGAACTGGATTACTAAGCCAACAGAAAGTTTAATTAAAATAGTTGTTATTGCGGTTTTAGGAATGGTGTTTTTTTACGGCTGCAGTCTAGCTTATGAGCGCTATTATTCCATGATTGTCAGAGACGTTAATTTAAAATTCAAAAAATACAGCAGTGAATATTTAATTTATAATGCTCATCCCGAAGTTGCGTTAGATACTTCGTTTTTTACTAATGATTTAAAGCAAGTAGAATTAAATAAGGTTGAATCTGAATTAGAAATAATTTTATGTGTTATTCAATTTATCGCAGCGTTAGTTACAGCGCTAGTCAGTTCTATCCCGTTAACTTTGATATTTTTAGTTGCCTCCTTTGGTCCTGGCTTAGTGCAAAAATTACTGGGTCCAACGATTGAACGTGAGTCGCAAACTTGGGAAGCAGAAAACAGCGCTTATACTGAAGTCACAAAGGAAACCGAGAATATCGCTAACAGTGCTCGAATCTACAACCGGGAAAGCAGCGTTTGGCACAGATTTATGAACAAGGCTGCTGGAATGGAGACTAGTTTATGGCAGCTTAATCTAATTAAGGGCTGTACGAATGAAACGGTTGAAATAATAGCTTACACTTGTATAACTTTGGTGCCAACGGCAATTGGTGTTTACCTAGTTAGTATTAAAAATATTACTTTAGGTACTTTGGTGATGATTAGCCAGCTATCAAATAATTTTGTTAACCCATTGATTTCGGTTTTCTATTATTTGAATAATATTAAGTTGGCCAAACCTATGTGGGATAAACTAGTAAAAATAATTTCCAAGTTAAAAGTACACGCTAATATGGGAGCGAATAAGCTTACATTTACTGACTTAAGCGTTGAAAATGCAACAGTCGTATTTAATAAAAGTATGATTTTTAATAACGTGTCATTTACGGTAACTGCTGGTGAAAAGGTACTTTTGATGGCTCCTTCAGGATGGGGTAAAACCACTCTTCTCAATACTTTAATGGGAATTAATCAAATAAATAAGGGTAGCTATCAAATTAATGGTAAGAATATGGCTGGAAATTGGCAACAAGCACATAATTATTTCAGTTATATTCAGCAAGACCCAGTTATTTTAAACGATACAATCAAGTACAATGTTACTTTGGGAGTAAGTATCTGTGATGACCAGTTAAATCAAATAGCTAAACTAAGTGGCTTAAGCCACTTAATTCATGAAAAAGGCTGGAATTATCTTGTTAAAACGAAGGGCAGTAACCTGTCTGGCGGGCAAAAGCAACGGATTGAAATTGCAAGAGCATTGCTAGCTAACCGGCCAATAATTTTAGCGGATGAAGCTACCTCGTCCCTAGATGCCAAGCTCTCAAAGCAGATTCACAACACTTTATTACATGATAATCCTGGCACTGTGATCGAAGTTGCTCATCATATTACGGCGGATGAACAAAAAATGTTTGATAAAATTATTGAGTTATAA
- a CDS encoding M13-type metalloendopeptidase — MNKKHKLVITIAAAIMAVSPLIPISANANLIALAAKTKTKKITDTRGGRGDGTRAKVGIKPQDNLYLAVNSKWMKKAKIPADAPTISSTREVNTKINKELQQDMAAFASGKKTLPNVPDFAKAVAVYKQAEDMKKRNRDGAKPIMDDLAKLEGIKDFADFNTKAADLFNNGMDLPFTVGVYQDAKNAQKNALYFDPTDTFLPDANNYSDPNSKQPLEVLKKQSIKLLTMAGVSKTKATNYTESALKYEHKLAKTIKSAASSSDSPSSYNPVSDKDFTTKFKDFDIKQFLHETVGQESDQIIVNEPAFLKNINKLLNPADFEELKGWLIVKFINNAAGDLSQKFQKASFPFTRALTGQKSLPTAKMQAFEKVNDDFDDVIGIYYGQTYFGTSAKKDVTSMVKEILQIYKERLEKNNWLSAQTKQKAIAKLQAMTIKVGYPDKVPAYYDNLTITPKSQGGTLYASDRALNVAMIKDNLSQLSKPVDRSIWHMAGDEDNAMYNSSTNDITLPAGGLQAPFYSKKQSHAANLGSIGTTIDHEISHAFDNNGAKFDEFGSLNNWWTKKDYAEFQKRVKAETKLFNGIKYGPAKVNGKQTVPENIADQGGLSVAIEAAKQEHVSLKELFISYARSARVKTTNKTIKNYISAEEHAPNPCRINVQAQCQNDFYKVFKVKPGDGMWLAPKKRVHIW, encoded by the coding sequence ATGAATAAAAAGCATAAATTGGTAATTACTATTGCAGCAGCTATCATGGCAGTTAGTCCACTTATTCCAATCAGCGCAAATGCTAACCTAATCGCCCTCGCAGCAAAAACTAAAACAAAGAAAATAACAGATACACGCGGCGGTCGCGGTGACGGAACTAGAGCTAAGGTTGGCATAAAACCTCAAGACAACCTCTATTTAGCTGTCAATTCCAAATGGATGAAAAAAGCTAAAATTCCCGCAGACGCCCCAACGATTAGCTCTACACGCGAAGTTAACACTAAAATAAATAAAGAATTACAGCAAGACATGGCTGCTTTTGCTAGCGGCAAAAAGACACTGCCAAATGTTCCCGACTTTGCTAAGGCTGTTGCGGTATATAAGCAAGCCGAGGACATGAAAAAACGTAACCGTGACGGCGCTAAACCAATTATGGACGATCTAGCTAAACTTGAAGGCATCAAAGATTTTGCCGATTTTAACACTAAAGCCGCCGATTTATTTAATAACGGCATGGATTTACCCTTTACTGTTGGTGTTTACCAGGATGCGAAGAACGCACAAAAAAATGCACTTTATTTTGACCCTACTGATACCTTTTTACCAGATGCAAATAATTACAGTGACCCCAATTCTAAACAACCGCTTGAAGTCTTAAAGAAACAATCAATCAAGCTGCTGACAATGGCCGGCGTATCTAAAACTAAAGCTACCAATTATACAGAAAGCGCGCTTAAGTATGAACATAAATTAGCTAAAACCATTAAATCAGCTGCATCAAGCAGCGATTCTCCTAGCAGCTACAATCCGGTATCCGATAAAGATTTTACCACTAAGTTTAAGGACTTTGACATTAAGCAGTTTTTACACGAAACAGTTGGTCAAGAATCCGACCAAATTATCGTAAATGAGCCTGCCTTTTTGAAAAATATCAACAAGTTACTTAATCCGGCTGACTTTGAAGAACTCAAAGGCTGGTTAATTGTTAAATTTATCAATAATGCAGCTGGTGACCTTTCGCAAAAATTCCAAAAGGCCAGCTTTCCTTTTACTAGGGCGTTAACCGGACAAAAATCCTTACCAACAGCAAAAATGCAAGCCTTCGAAAAGGTCAATGATGACTTTGATGATGTAATCGGAATCTACTATGGTCAAACATATTTTGGGACCTCAGCTAAAAAAGACGTTACTTCTATGGTTAAAGAAATATTACAAATTTACAAAGAACGCCTGGAAAAAAATAATTGGTTATCAGCCCAAACTAAACAGAAAGCAATTGCCAAGTTACAAGCTATGACTATTAAAGTTGGTTATCCAGATAAAGTACCAGCATATTATGATAACTTGACAATCACTCCAAAAAGTCAGGGCGGAACTTTATATGCCAGTGACCGTGCACTAAATGTCGCTATGATCAAGGACAACTTATCCCAATTATCTAAACCAGTAGATCGCAGCATCTGGCACATGGCTGGAGATGAAGATAATGCCATGTATAATTCAAGCACGAACGATATAACTCTTCCTGCTGGTGGTCTTCAAGCACCTTTTTATAGCAAAAAGCAAAGTCACGCCGCCAATTTGGGTAGCATTGGCACAACTATCGATCATGAAATTTCTCATGCCTTTGATAACAATGGTGCTAAATTCGATGAATTTGGCAGTCTAAATAACTGGTGGACTAAAAAAGACTATGCTGAATTTCAAAAGCGGGTTAAAGCTGAAACTAAACTTTTTAACGGCATCAAGTACGGACCTGCCAAAGTAAATGGCAAACAAACAGTTCCCGAAAATATTGCTGATCAAGGTGGTCTATCAGTAGCAATTGAAGCAGCCAAACAAGAGCATGTCAGTCTAAAAGAATTATTTATCAGTTACGCTCGCAGCGCGCGTGTAAAAACAACAAATAAAACAATCAAGAATTATATTTCAGCCGAAGAGCATGCTCCTAACCCATGCCGCATTAATGTTCAAGCCCAGTGTCAGAATGATTTTTACAAGGTTTTCAAGGTAAAACCAGGTGATGGTATGTGGCTAGCACCCAAAAAACGTGTACATATTTGGTAA
- a CDS encoding DUF4097 family beta strand repeat-containing protein has translation MKKAYKFGTVVLISGLVLAAVGLVNHGYSNSSQNRMSDTIRPGKFTQIELNTYNANVDIHSGNVDKVKIACTKHEPITAKVVNQKLLIEQPKKRRQHMVHIKPFINEPDNQVVIIVPYGTELTKIANYSDAGAVNLWYLNVQNLTVEQDAGGLTLDTVKVTKKFDLNLDAGSLKISNSTLTNSDGELDAGSLKIDHSNFLGSNSFSLDAGSFKMQQAKKMNYDLSVDAGSIKYLGSRKGHNFKKKIAGCKNSLAVDADMGSIVIN, from the coding sequence ATGAAAAAAGCATATAAATTCGGCACCGTTGTTCTAATCAGTGGTTTAGTTTTGGCAGCTGTCGGCCTAGTCAATCATGGCTACAGCAACTCTAGTCAAAATCGAATGAGCGATACAATCCGCCCAGGAAAATTCACGCAAATTGAACTAAACACTTACAACGCTAATGTCGATATTCATTCTGGCAATGTTGATAAAGTAAAAATAGCATGTACAAAACACGAGCCCATCACTGCCAAAGTGGTCAACCAGAAGCTATTAATTGAACAGCCTAAAAAGCGTAGGCAACACATGGTTCATATCAAACCATTTATTAATGAGCCTGATAATCAAGTCGTGATTATTGTTCCCTACGGAACAGAATTAACCAAAATTGCCAATTATTCTGATGCTGGCGCTGTTAATCTATGGTATCTAAATGTACAAAATCTAACAGTTGAACAAGACGCTGGCGGTTTAACATTAGACACAGTTAAGGTAACCAAGAAATTCGACCTGAATCTTGATGCTGGCAGTTTGAAAATCAGTAACTCAACTTTGACAAATAGTGACGGTGAATTAGACGCCGGTAGCCTAAAAATAGATCACAGTAACTTTTTAGGAAGCAATTCTTTTTCGCTTGATGCCGGCAGTTTTAAAATGCAACAGGCTAAAAAAATGAACTACGATTTGTCCGTTGACGCGGGCAGTATTAAGTACTTAGGCAGCAGAAAAGGCCATAATTTCAAGAAAAAGATTGCCGGCTGTAAGAATTCACTGGCAGTTGATGCCGACATGGGCAGTATTGTGATTAACTGA
- a CDS encoding DUF4097 family beta strand repeat-containing protein, which produces MKKSVKIATTIIIIGLILIAAGLISHDVQHNYPWHRADDYPQSETHDNYKRSKSRIVNLAKFNQIKLDLSTADVHIHPGNRYQVRITENHNMSTSAKVHQGVLEVSEDELNHRLQNNEGLVDITIPSKNALSKITGKSSTGDFELENLHLQSLTFNSDTGDCELTNTKIKQKSTLNIDGGDLDISGSQLNGLTCQSDCGDVEISHSQMLGKFAFYLDTGDFELDQASRDSSYQLTTRDGEIDFFDTEKRNKFIHKVKGSKNSFVVDSSFGDISIE; this is translated from the coding sequence ATGAAAAAATCTGTCAAAATTGCAACAACCATTATCATCATTGGCTTGATTCTAATAGCCGCTGGTTTAATCAGCCACGACGTGCAGCACAATTATCCGTGGCATCGCGCTGACGATTATCCGCAAAGCGAAACGCATGACAATTACAAAAGATCCAAGAGCAGAATTGTCAATCTAGCCAAGTTTAACCAAATTAAGCTGGATCTTTCGACCGCTGACGTCCACATCCATCCCGGCAATCGTTACCAAGTAAGAATTACTGAAAATCACAATATGTCGACTTCAGCCAAAGTTCATCAAGGCGTACTAGAAGTTAGCGAGGACGAACTTAACCACCGCCTGCAAAATAACGAGGGCTTGGTTGATATTACCATACCCAGCAAAAATGCCTTAAGCAAAATTACTGGTAAAAGTAGCACTGGTGATTTTGAACTGGAAAATCTGCACTTACAGAGCCTAACTTTTAACAGCGATACAGGCGACTGCGAACTGACCAACACCAAAATAAAGCAAAAAAGCACCTTGAACATCGATGGCGGCGATCTAGATATTTCCGGTTCACAGTTAAATGGCCTTACCTGCCAGAGTGATTGCGGCGATGTAGAAATTAGTCATAGTCAAATGCTAGGCAAGTTTGCCTTCTATTTAGATACAGGAGATTTTGAGTTGGATCAAGCTTCTCGTGACAGCAGTTACCAGTTGACAACCAGGGATGGTGAAATTGACTTCTTTGATACTGAAAAGAGAAATAAATTTATCCATAAAGTTAAAGGCAGCAAAAATTCATTCGTGGTGGACTCTTCTTTTGGTGACATTTCAATCGAGTAA
- a CDS encoding DUF4097 family beta strand repeat-containing protein: protein MKNFYRAGAITLIIGLILLIVGELSNGLQPITGNSLSELHVYKEHPKPDKKVEEPDIPSRTYKAKVAAFTQVKATTNEANIHIASGKKYQVEITDNKKMALKAKTVNDTLIITQKSGTRWLNRDSEININITVPSAITLSKISLQTDAGDFSLSNLTTNQLELINNAGQGELSNIKANEKTMLKFNSGDLTIIDTHLINGSITAQDSNTKISKSQLAKLHLKITDGKLVINRSQLTVTADLSATDALITTSKLFNNNSFSLADGDFVLRNVQNKLNYSASTDDEEIKYNGKNVGSHFIREIEHNKDHLNVKTVNGDISLS, encoded by the coding sequence ATGAAAAACTTTTACAGGGCAGGCGCTATTACCCTAATCATTGGTCTTATTCTGTTAATCGTCGGCGAACTCAGTAACGGCCTACAGCCAATTACCGGCAACAGCTTAAGCGAACTGCATGTATACAAAGAGCACCCAAAACCAGATAAAAAAGTGGAGGAGCCCGATATTCCTAGCCGAACTTATAAAGCCAAGGTAGCTGCTTTTACACAAGTCAAAGCAACTACAAATGAAGCTAATATTCACATTGCTTCGGGTAAAAAATACCAAGTAGAAATAACCGACAACAAAAAAATGGCACTCAAAGCCAAAACCGTTAACGATACGCTGATCATCACACAAAAGTCCGGTACGCGTTGGTTAAACAGGGATTCGGAAATCAATATCAACATCACGGTTCCGAGTGCAATCACATTAAGTAAAATATCGCTGCAAACCGATGCCGGAGACTTCTCACTTAGCAACCTGACAACTAACCAGTTAGAGCTGATTAATAATGCTGGCCAAGGTGAATTATCTAATATTAAGGCAAACGAAAAGACTATGCTCAAATTTAACAGCGGTGATCTGACAATCATTGATACGCATTTAATTAACGGCAGCATCACTGCTCAAGACAGCAACACCAAAATTTCTAAATCCCAATTAGCAAAACTGCACCTTAAGATAACCGACGGAAAACTAGTCATTAACCGCAGTCAGCTCACCGTCACAGCTGATTTAAGTGCTACTGATGCATTAATTACGACCAGCAAATTGTTTAATAACAACTCATTTTCACTTGCTGACGGAGATTTTGTGTTGAGAAACGTGCAAAATAAACTTAACTATTCTGCCAGCACTGACGATGAAGAAATTAAATATAACGGAAAAAATGTTGGTTCACATTTTATCAGAGAAATTGAACACAATAAGGATCATTTAAACGTAAAAACTGTCAACGGCGACATTTCATTGTCGTAA
- a CDS encoding DUF1700 domain-containing protein: MEQVINDYILELEQNLSVLPENDRQDVVEFYREFLLDGNFHERQAIEQELGSPQQLAHKIIADYSVSDDGSKSPQQPQKDSSKHLLKTIWYTLLGICAAPVGIPIIIAILAIIIAVLAVCLGIFIGFIALIAGLIGGGIFALVTSIRFIPTTDWAVGLFYTGAALAIIGFALLLIPILIKIVQFLIAKCATFAHYLGRKLFKKHYYQTKKTNGEE, from the coding sequence ATGGAACAAGTGATTAATGACTACATCTTGGAATTGGAGCAAAATTTATCCGTACTTCCAGAAAATGACCGCCAAGACGTTGTAGAGTTTTATCGTGAATTTTTACTGGATGGTAATTTTCACGAGCGTCAGGCAATCGAACAAGAGCTGGGGTCGCCGCAACAATTAGCTCACAAAATTATCGCTGATTATTCGGTATCGGACGACGGAAGTAAATCACCCCAACAGCCACAAAAGGATTCTTCAAAACATTTATTGAAAACTATCTGGTACACCCTGCTTGGAATCTGCGCAGCACCCGTTGGCATCCCGATAATTATCGCTATTCTTGCGATAATCATTGCTGTATTGGCAGTCTGTTTGGGAATTTTTATCGGCTTTATTGCGCTCATCGCCGGATTAATCGGCGGCGGCATCTTCGCCTTAGTTACTTCTATCCGCTTCATCCCTACCACAGATTGGGCCGTTGGTCTCTTTTATACCGGAGCCGCCTTAGCCATCATCGGATTTGCCCTGCTGCTGATTCCCATTTTAATTAAAATAGTTCAGTTCCTCATCGCTAAGTGTGCCACTTTTGCGCATTACTTAGGAAGAAAATTATTCAAAAAACATTATTACCAAACCAAGAAAACTAACGGGGAGGAGTAA
- a CDS encoding PadR family transcriptional regulator → MAIQIPTRLLDGAVLSFLKADDLYGYALTQQVQAGFDISESTIYPVLRRLKKNGYLVTYDQPYQGRNRRYYHLTDSGEKLLGNIEKEWKDFSTKVNQVLGEENGTSD, encoded by the coding sequence ATGGCAATTCAAATCCCTACCCGCCTGTTAGACGGCGCAGTTTTATCTTTCCTTAAAGCCGACGATTTATACGGCTACGCCTTGACACAGCAGGTTCAGGCAGGTTTTGACATTTCCGAATCAACAATTTACCCGGTTTTACGGCGCTTGAAAAAAAACGGCTACTTGGTAACCTACGACCAGCCATATCAGGGACGCAATCGGAGGTACTATCACCTAACCGATTCGGGAGAAAAACTATTGGGAAACATCGAAAAAGAATGGAAAGACTTTAGCACAAAAGTTAATCAAGTATTGGGAGAAGAAAATGGAACAAGTGATTAA
- a CDS encoding DUF4097 family beta strand repeat-containing protein — MINKAISALLGTVISIIGLGGALNSNITNTAASRYQTINPKKFSKLQLKIKDADVTVHTGSKYQVKIKADDDSNSKSIHAKVANGKLTVSESKHYDDNDLKVEVIVPHKQSLTTITGNNNNGDVKLKNFQLANLNLKLGDGDLDINNFSVSNRLMLNLSDGDLDITSTKLTNSSIKLHSGDCDIHKSKLLGKNHITLNDGDLELKQISNRVSYNLSASDGIKYHGSKKGKQYVTQTAGTNNQVTASTRDGDIEIY; from the coding sequence ATGATAAACAAAGCCATAAGTGCATTATTAGGAACAGTTATCAGCATCATCGGTCTGGGCGGTGCATTAAATTCCAACATTACAAATACAGCAGCTTCACGATACCAAACCATTAATCCTAAAAAATTCAGCAAATTACAGCTTAAAATCAAAGATGCAGACGTAACTGTTCACACCGGCAGCAAATATCAAGTCAAGATCAAAGCAGACGACGACAGTAATTCCAAGTCAATCCATGCTAAAGTTGCTAACGGAAAATTAACCGTTAGCGAAAGTAAGCATTATGACGACAATGATCTAAAAGTAGAAGTGATCGTTCCCCATAAGCAGTCTTTAACCACAATCACCGGCAACAATAATAACGGCGATGTGAAACTTAAAAACTTTCAATTAGCAAACCTCAACTTAAAATTAGGTGATGGCGACCTCGACATTAACAATTTTAGTGTTAGCAATCGTCTTATGTTGAATTTAAGTGACGGTGACTTAGACATTACAAGTACCAAATTGACCAACAGCTCGATTAAATTACATAGTGGTGACTGCGATATTCATAAAAGTAAACTTTTAGGGAAAAATCACATTACCTTAAACGATGGTGACTTAGAGCTTAAACAAATAAGCAATAGAGTTAGCTATAACCTTTCAGCTTCCGACGGAATCAAATACCACGGCAGCAAAAAAGGTAAACAATATGTTACCCAGACAGCAGGAACCAATAATCAAGTCACGGCTTCAACTCGTGATGGCGACATTGAAATTTATTAA
- a CDS encoding zeta toxin family protein, protein MRPTFVLIRGNSGSGKTVLATALQHHFGYKNCLLLHQDVIRRDVLHADDHAGTPAVSLLEDLVKYGQQHYQITILEGILRKDVYGEMLQQLIKRFDKTALIYYLDIPFTIAAEHNQMKNEPFAEEKLRCWWREDDYLGGKEQRLHDGDTKTFCQKIIDDIEKLD, encoded by the coding sequence ATGAGACCAACATTTGTGTTAATTAGGGGTAATTCTGGCAGCGGCAAGACGGTTTTAGCAACAGCTCTTCAGCATCATTTTGGCTATAAAAATTGTTTGCTGTTGCACCAAGATGTCATTCGCCGTGATGTTTTACATGCCGATGATCACGCAGGGACACCTGCGGTCAGTTTATTAGAAGACTTGGTCAAGTATGGGCAGCAGCATTATCAAATAACCATTTTGGAAGGAATTTTGCGCAAAGATGTTTATGGTGAAATGCTTCAGCAGTTGATTAAACGTTTTGACAAAACAGCGCTTATTTATTACCTAGATATTCCGTTTACGATTGCGGCGGAACATAATCAAATGAAAAACGAGCCATTTGCAGAAGAAAAATTGCGCTGTTGGTGGCGTGAAGATGATTACTTAGGTGGAAAAGAACAAAGATTACATGATGGTGATACGAAGACATTTTGTCAAAAGATAATTGATGATATTGAGAAGCTAGATTAA
- a CDS encoding autorepressor SdpR family transcription factor yields the protein MSFETSFKALSDPVRRKILQLLKKGRLSAGEIASHFDMTKATISYHLNILKKADLIWEEKEKNFVYYSLNTSILEEIMAWLVDLKGDHDDEKC from the coding sequence TTGAGTTTTGAAACCAGCTTTAAGGCGCTATCGGATCCAGTGCGTCGGAAAATCTTACAATTGCTAAAAAAAGGCCGGCTGTCAGCTGGCGAAATTGCCAGTCACTTTGATATGACCAAGGCAACCATTTCTTATCACCTAAATATTCTTAAGAAAGCTGATTTGATTTGGGAAGAAAAAGAAAAAAATTTTGTTTATTATTCGTTAAACACATCAATCTTAGAAGAAATAATGGCTTGGTTAGTTGATCTGAAAGGGGATCATGATGATGAAAAATGTTAG